One Polynucleobacter sp. MG-5-Ahmo-C2 genomic window carries:
- a CDS encoding bifunctional 2-polyprenyl-6-hydroxyphenol methylase/3-demethylubiquinol 3-O-methyltransferase UbiG, whose amino-acid sequence MDSKNKEVHLSKPLGFADATQFWNERFNKEEFIFGKEPNEYLVKQANQYLKPNNKVLCIADGEGRNGVWLAKQGMQVVGFDASDIALAKANQFAKDNQVVVQYSFSDADSFAWQANTYDAVIGIFIQFADPQMRERIFQKTYEALKPGGILIMQGYTPKQLEYKTGGPSLIDHLYTEELIRELTIDFEILELRSYEQMLSEGPRHTGMSALLGLVARK is encoded by the coding sequence GTGGACTCAAAAAATAAGGAAGTCCACCTCAGTAAACCTTTGGGTTTTGCTGATGCCACTCAGTTTTGGAATGAGCGATTCAATAAAGAAGAATTTATCTTTGGTAAAGAGCCAAATGAATATCTCGTCAAACAAGCTAATCAGTATCTAAAGCCAAATAACAAAGTCCTCTGTATTGCGGATGGTGAAGGGCGCAATGGCGTCTGGCTTGCTAAGCAAGGTATGCAAGTAGTTGGCTTTGATGCGTCTGATATTGCGCTTGCTAAAGCAAACCAGTTCGCAAAAGATAACCAGGTAGTAGTCCAATACTCATTCTCGGATGCCGATAGCTTTGCTTGGCAGGCAAATACTTATGATGCCGTTATCGGGATCTTTATTCAGTTTGCTGATCCGCAGATGCGTGAGCGCATTTTTCAGAAGACCTATGAGGCATTAAAGCCCGGCGGCATTTTGATAATGCAGGGCTACACACCTAAGCAGCTCGAGTACAAGACGGGTGGCCCGTCTCTCATTGACCATCTGTATACCGAAGAGCTCATTCGAGAACTCACAATTGATTTTGAGATTCTTGAACTGCGCTCATACGAACAAATGTTATCAGAAGGCCCAAGACATACTGGCATGTCTGCCTTATTGGGGCTGGTTGCTAGGAAGTAA
- a CDS encoding ABC transporter ATP-binding protein, with product MLKVKATQILPNPLQIDIECAPGELHALVGPSGSGKTSVLRTIAGLNNASAGKIECDTEAWFEANELQGITKYLPPAERSCGFLFQQYALFPHLTALQNVCIPLQNSGLNQAKRESIALDWLNHMGIAELAQRIPHELSGGQQQRVALARALVKKPKVLLLDEPFSAIDAPTRQSLYKILAELRKELHIPILLVTHDLREADLLADHITVIDQGIGLQTAAPRVLFQKPRNSRVAELVGINNIFEGIFTSGKLSWDRSHHIFNVLDKGKIPPGTPVAWVIPADGLSVHDSQVSDGIPVVVEQISALGQIAVIQLLANNSAHTITWEASAAEVKRLGLELGTKTYAEIDGSKIHIMPLRSINDPRRFTS from the coding sequence ATGCTGAAGGTCAAAGCCACACAAATACTCCCCAATCCATTGCAAATTGATATTGAATGCGCCCCCGGAGAATTACATGCTCTGGTAGGCCCATCCGGAAGCGGCAAAACATCAGTCCTCAGGACAATTGCAGGTCTGAACAATGCTAGTGCGGGGAAAATTGAATGCGACACTGAAGCCTGGTTCGAAGCAAATGAACTGCAAGGAATTACAAAGTATCTCCCGCCAGCCGAGCGCTCATGCGGATTTTTATTTCAGCAATATGCACTCTTTCCCCATTTAACTGCCCTGCAAAATGTCTGTATTCCTTTGCAAAATTCTGGATTGAATCAAGCAAAGCGTGAATCAATCGCCTTAGATTGGTTAAACCATATGGGCATTGCCGAACTGGCTCAACGCATACCTCACGAACTGTCTGGCGGACAACAACAACGCGTAGCCCTCGCTCGAGCGCTTGTAAAAAAACCCAAGGTCCTGCTACTTGATGAGCCTTTTTCTGCAATTGATGCGCCTACCCGTCAAAGTCTTTATAAAATCTTAGCTGAACTCAGAAAAGAGTTGCATATTCCCATTCTGCTAGTGACTCATGATTTACGCGAAGCTGATTTATTGGCAGATCACATCACCGTAATTGACCAAGGTATTGGCTTGCAGACCGCAGCTCCAAGGGTTTTATTTCAGAAACCCAGAAACTCGAGAGTGGCAGAGCTAGTTGGCATTAACAATATATTCGAAGGTATATTCACCTCGGGTAAGCTCTCCTGGGATAGAAGTCATCATATTTTTAATGTACTGGATAAAGGTAAGATCCCTCCGGGTACACCAGTCGCCTGGGTAATTCCGGCAGATGGATTGAGCGTTCATGATAGCCAGGTCTCGGACGGCATTCCTGTTGTCGTTGAGCAAATTAGCGCCCTGGGTCAGATTGCCGTCATTCAACTTCTTGCAAACAATAGCGCTCATACCATTACCTGGGAAGCCTCTGCAGCAGAAGTCAAACGCTTAGGCCTAGAGCTCGGCACGAAGACCTATGCTGAAATCGATGGTAGCAAGATTCACATCATGCCACTACGCTCCATCAACGACCCGCGCCGCTTTACTTCCTAG
- a CDS encoding O-succinylhomoserine sulfhydrylase, whose protein sequence is MKSKTIRKKPDFSKLALETLAVRAGTRRTAEYQEHSEAMFLTSSFCFDSAELAADGFAHADQGFIYSRFTNPTVSMFQDRLAALEGGEACIATASGMSAILTMAMAHLQAGDHVVCSRSVFGATVQLFTNILGRFGITTTYVDLADAKSWQAAVQPNTKLFYLETPSNPLTEIADIKSISKVAKKAGALFAVDNCFCTPALQKPLALGADVVIHSATKYLDGQGRVVGGAIVGSKDFIMGKVFPYVRTAGPTLSAFNAWVFLKGLETLELRMKQQSQNALALAQWLEKQSGVERVYHPGLASHPQHALAKRQQKAGGAIVSFILKGGKKSAFSLINQTKLCSITANLGDTRTTITHPATTTHCRVTPEARKAAGISDGLVRIAVGLENINDLKNDLVGGLKK, encoded by the coding sequence ATGAAGAGCAAAACTATACGCAAAAAGCCGGATTTTTCTAAGCTGGCATTAGAGACTTTGGCGGTCCGTGCTGGCACTCGCCGCACAGCTGAATATCAAGAGCATTCAGAGGCAATGTTTCTGACGTCGAGTTTTTGCTTTGATAGTGCAGAGTTGGCTGCCGATGGCTTTGCTCACGCAGATCAGGGCTTTATCTATTCCCGCTTTACCAATCCAACTGTGAGCATGTTTCAAGATCGCTTGGCTGCCTTAGAGGGTGGCGAAGCATGCATTGCTACTGCCTCTGGTATGTCGGCCATCTTGACGATGGCGATGGCTCATCTGCAAGCTGGCGATCATGTGGTGTGCTCCCGCTCGGTATTTGGTGCAACGGTTCAATTGTTTACCAATATCTTGGGGCGCTTTGGGATTACAACAACTTATGTTGATTTGGCTGATGCCAAGTCATGGCAGGCTGCTGTCCAGCCAAACACCAAATTATTTTACTTAGAGACGCCATCTAATCCCCTGACAGAGATTGCAGATATCAAGTCAATTTCCAAGGTTGCCAAGAAAGCAGGCGCCTTATTCGCAGTGGATAACTGCTTCTGTACGCCGGCCTTGCAAAAGCCGCTGGCTCTCGGTGCTGATGTCGTGATTCATTCAGCGACAAAGTATTTGGATGGTCAAGGCAGAGTGGTGGGTGGTGCAATTGTGGGTAGCAAAGATTTCATCATGGGCAAGGTGTTTCCTTATGTGCGCACAGCAGGACCAACACTATCCGCATTTAATGCCTGGGTATTTCTCAAAGGTTTAGAGACTCTAGAGCTTCGTATGAAACAGCAGAGTCAAAATGCACTCGCCCTGGCCCAATGGTTGGAGAAGCAGTCTGGTGTTGAGCGTGTTTACCATCCTGGCCTCGCATCCCATCCTCAGCATGCATTAGCAAAACGTCAGCAAAAAGCAGGCGGTGCGATCGTATCTTTCATCTTGAAGGGTGGCAAGAAATCGGCCTTTAGCCTCATTAATCAAACTAAGCTTTGCTCAATTACAGCAAATCTCGGTGATACACGCACGACCATTACTCATCCTGCGACAACTACCCATTGCCGCGTAACTCCAGAGGCTCGCAAGGCAGCAGGCATCTCTGATGGCTTGGTGCGTATTGCGGTTGGTCTTGAAAATATCAATGATTTAAAGAATGACCTCGTTGGTGGACTCAAAAAATAA